A segment of the Sanyastnella coralliicola genome:
GTCTCTCTTCAAGTTCCCTTTTCTTGGGATCGTAGTGAGGAGAGCGAAACTCGAATCGACGAGGTTCTGTACGAACATTTTTAAAGAAAAGACGTGGCACTCGCATAGAAGATCAAATTTACAATCTTCATCCACAAAGAACGTGCCTGAGCTGGCTTAGTTCACAGTTGTCAGTGCGGCAATGACCTCATCGGTCGAACTTGCCCCATCAAAATAGCTTAGAAGCTTAGCGATAACGCGGTCTACAATCGCGTCTGGACAAGACGCACCGCTGGTTACGATGATTGTTGGAGAGTCATTTGAAGGCAGGTAGTTACTGCTCTTCAAGACCTCCTTTGTGTGTATGTCAAAGTGACTGATTTCGTCACGATTTAGAATATCCTCTTCCGTTTGGATAAAGAAGGTGGGCATTTTCTCCTCGCAAAGCTCTACCAAATGGCTTGTGTTCGAGCTATTGTACCCGCCAACCACAATGGCTAGATCGGCACCTTTTTCGAGCAAACCGTAAGTCGCCTGCTGATTATCATTCGTTGCATAACACAGGGTATCTCGCGTATCTGCGAAATGCTGTTTCATGTTTTCCTCGCCATGAATGGCAATGATCACTTGCTTCAGATGATCAGCGATGGCTTGTGTATCACTTGCCAACATAGTGGTCTGATTCACCACCCCAATCTTATTGAAGTGCACGTCAGGATCAAATCCTTCAGAATACTGTCCTTCAAAATCCTTGTAGAACTGATCCTTCGGCAACTCCTTTCGAATGTACTTCTCGAGCACCTTTGTCTCATCCATATCTTTCACCACAACTGCTGCAGCATTTTCTCTGGCATGCGAAAAAGTAGCACGCGTCTCTTCGTGCTTCGGCTTTCCGTGGATGATGATGGTACAGTCTTGTTGTCCGAGCTTCGCAGAGCGGTTCCATACTTTCTCAACGAACGGACAGGTCGTGTTGTATTGCTGTACTTCAATTCCGCGATCGCGGAAATAAGCCTCCACTTCAACGGTAGTACCAAACGCAGGAATGATTACCACATCATCCGTAGTCACTTGGTCAAAAGGAATCAACTCATTCCCATAAGTGTCTTGCAGGAATTTGATTCCACGATCAGTGAGATCGGCATTGACAGAAGGGTTATGAATCATCTGGCTCAGCAAGTAAATCTGCTTCCCAGGATTTTCATTGAGCGCCTTGTAAGAAATCTCAATAGCGTTCTCCACCCCATAACAGAAACCAAAGTGACGCGCTAGCATAAACTTCACCGGACCAAAATCCAATTCAGTCGGACTAAAGTCTTTCTTCTTAGGATCCTGTGCTTTTCGGAACGCTTTCACGCGACTAATAATCGGTGAACGGTAGAATGTAGGGATGTCGAAACTTCTCATCGATGTAGTAACTCTGCAAAGCTAAATTTGTTTTGCGATACTTCGAGGTAGACGGTGGACGGTGGACGGTGGACGGTGGACGGTGGACGAAAATAAACCTTCCACCCTCAACCGTCTACTTTTTTCCGGCGTCCGGCAACTGTTTTCATAAGGACACAACCACCGCGTTCCGCGATCCGCATTCCAAACCCCGTCAACCGTCCACCGTCCACCGTCCACGGTCCACCGTCTACCATCTACCGTCCACCGTCCACCGTCCACCGTCCACCGTCTACCGTCCACCTGTAAGGCGAATCCTACATTTCTATCAGCCAACCCTCGTACAGTTCTCACGTACACGAACATGAAATTTAGCCGCCCAAATGTTTGAAAGAACTGCCATAAAACGATCATCAGGAGTGAAGCTACTCCTGCTGTGTGCTGTTCTTCTATTTACATGGACGCTGACAAGTTCCATGAAGGTAGTAGAGCAAGAAGACCAGTACCTGGAAGTTGACCTCGCGATTTCGATTGAAGGTAAACGTCCGGATAATGCATGGGTGACTGTGTACGGTATTGAAGAGAAGCCGCATGAATTCCAAGCCGATAGTAAAGGCATGGTATTTCTCATTCTTGACTTCGGAAAAGAGTACCGCGTGAAAGTGGAAGCTGAAGGTTGCTTATCAAAGAGTTTGATCTTTGACACCACCGATTCTAAAGCAAAGCACGACGAATACCCTTGTGATGTAGATTTAATCACTTTTGATGCGAAAAAAGGTGAGACGCCTTTTGACGATGTACCCATCGCGGTAATTCGCTGGCATCGAATGAAACGAAAGTTCATCCACGATCTTGAGTACACAAAGGAAATGCAGAAGAAGTACCGTGAGATGGTCTCTGCTCAATGATCTATTTAATCCACTCCTGAACCCTTTCTTCCAACCTGCCCTTTCTTCGGTCTTTACGTAGACGCTTTAGTTCTTCGTCTTTTTTGTAATCCGAACACTTTCCGATAGCATCTGTCACTGCTTCGAGCCCTGCGACGTGAGCATTCACTTCATTGCATTCTTTCTCTGGTGTTTCCATCAGATACATTGCCATACCGTGTAGCATCGGGTATAAAAGCTCTGGGTGACTGCGTAGAAATGGCATAGCCTCTTTCTTCACATCAACAATGAGGTCTGGGTGTCCACTGAGCCACACTAAGACAAAGGCGTTAAGCTCATTTCGGTCAGAGGCACAGTAATCTAAATCATGCGCAAGCAGCCATTCCATGCAATCAGCTGCCAAGGCATCTGCGCTGCGGTAATCGCCGGGCTCTTCAAAGGTCATCCCTTCCGGAATTCCAGGTGCATCGCATTGCGCTACCGTTCCGAATGGAATCAGAAGAATGAGGAGTAGAAAGTATATGTCAGTGAATCGTCTTTTCAACGAATTGGATATCGAATTTCGTCAGTTCATCAAGGATCGGCTCGTAAACCTCTGGTAAGATAGGCATTTGTACGCCTGTCAGCTTCATCTCACCATTCAAGATCATCTTCGCAGCAATTCCCATTGGTAAACCTACGGTATTGCTCATCGCCGTATAAGTCTGGTCTTCACCAATCGCCACCATTGACGACTGCACTTGATGCTCTTGTCCGTCAAGCTCATAATCAAAACGGTGCCACATGACGATCATGTCTTTGTCGTTTTCTTTCAGCTTCCATTTGTCTTCAAGCAATAATTGTAGCAACGCCGCTGGTGTGGCGCTATCCACGCCAATTTTCGTTGAGTCGAAGATTCCAGTCCATTTCAGCATATCCATTGTTTCCTCGTCGAGGTTGAGGTAATTCTGAATCTTTGCTTCTACGGGAAGTTCTGGATCGTACTGCAAGTATGAGTTGATGAAATCACGCCAGGTCATGTTCTTGCTTTCCACTTCAAAATCTTCCGTGGTCATCCCCAGTTGAACGAAGACATTCCAAGCTTTACAGTAGCCTTGTCCGCGAAGTGTACCCCGGTAAATCGTTGGAACATCTTCCAATCCGTATACACTGCGGTATGAAAGGCTATCACGATTAGCGTAGCCTTCGAAAACACCGTAGCCTTCGATTTCAATTTCCTTGTAGCGTTCGAAAATCTTGTGAATCGGGATGTACTTCAGGTTGTGGTTTTGGATGTACTGCGCCGTCCCCCCCATCCCTGCCATGATCACATTACGTGGGTTCCAAGTGAACTTGTAATGCCAGGGATTATCATCACTTTCTGGGGCGATCAAACCACCAGTAAACGACTCAAAACGGATGAGTTTTCCTCCTTTCGACTTGATCTCATCAATCACGCGCATCGCACTCATGTGGTCAATCCCTGGATCCACTCCCATCTCATTTAACAACAATACCCCTTTGCGGCGGGCTTCGTCGTCTAACTCCTTCATCTCCGGAGAAACATAACTTGGGGTAATCAGATTCTTTCCAAGCTCAATCGCATCAGTCGCCACCATCATGTGCATGCTCGCTGGCAGCATAGAAATCACGAGGTCACACTCCTCAATCAATTCCTTTCTTCTCGGATGATTATCGGCCTCGAATAACAGCGCCTCTCCCCTCTCATTTCCATTCAACTTTGACTCGGCCAATGCCAGATCACGATCTGCCAAGGTCACTTTCCAATCTTGTGCCTCTGCGTTGTCAAGTAGGTACTTTACTAGGGAAGAACTAGACCTTCCCGCACCAATCACTAGAATCTTCTTCACGTTGCTGATTTTGCGCCAAAGATAGAATTTCTTGGGTCTAGGAACGCAGATCGCGGAACGCAGGATTTGGATCGCGGAATGCGGATTGCGGATCGCGGATTATGGGGGTCTTAGTGATTCATTCCCAGCCATTTTTGAGGCCATGACGGCTGCGGATACTTCGTTTTAAACTGTGAAGCTGAGCTTGGATTATCCTAAGACTTTCGAAAATACTTGATAGTTCAGCGGATCCAATAAATCCCAATTGTTCTGCAATCTTCAGTTGGGTCACTAACTCAGCAGCTGACCCCGTAGAATGATTCAAAAAACGATGGTAATTACGTGGGCTTCCTGAAGCAGCACCTTCAGCGATATTTGAAGGATTAGAAATCACAGATTTTCGGACTTGATATCGTAGAACTCGATCATTATCCAATTCAACAGAATCCAAGAGGCGGTAGCATTCAACGACCAATTTCATGGATCGCTGCCACACTTCTAAGTTTTCGAATGAGTTGTTATTCATACACCTAATGTAGTAGCAGATTCACCCGGTTTAACAACCGTTTTACAGTCGTCGACCAAAAATTCACCACCGTAACCCTCATTCCGCGTTCCGCGTTCCGCAATCCGTATTCCGTATTCCGCGATCCGCATCCCGCGATCCCTATTTCCTTAAAAACATTTTTGGCACGCTGATTGAAAGGATAGAAGAAACACTAATTTAGACCCGAAAACTTATCCTTATGAAGCAACTGCTACTCTCTACCGTATTCGCACTAGCAGCCATTGCAGCTTCGGCGCAAGGAGCCACGGCGATCTTCTTCACTGAGTTTGGTGAGAAGTTTACCCTCTACATTAATGGAGCTAAACAAAACGACACACCACAAGCGAATGTGCGTGTAGACGGATTGACCCAGGAATTCTTCCAGGTTCGTGTTGATTTTGAAGACGACATGAACGCTGACTTTGCAGCCAATGGAGGTGCAGAGAAAGGAATGGAATCAACAATCATGATTAAGAAGAATAAGAAAGGACGTTTCGTTCTTCGCATGAATGGTGTTGCTCCATTGGGTACAACTGCGCCTGCAGAACCAATGGAAAAAGAATACCCTGTGGTTCCAATGGAAGCTCCGGAAGAACGTCCGGTGAAAGAAACTGTTGTACAGGAAACGATTACTACACGTCCGGGTACTACAGAGACCGTGACGACAACAACAACCGTAAAAGACGATGACGACGAAGTAGGCATCAGCATGAAAGTTGGTGATGAAGAAGTAGGCATCTCGATCAAAGTTCCAGGGATGGAAACAATGGAGTCAGAGACAACCGTGACTGAGACTATTTCGACGACTACGACAACAACGACCATGACTACTGAGGTAGAAACTATGGACATTGAAGATCAAGCGATCACCTTACCTGCTCCAGCTCCAGTTGAAGGACCATGTGCTTCACCGATGGGTGATGGTGAGATGGACGAGCTAAAGCGTTCGATTGAAGACAAGAGTTTCGAAGACTCGAAATTGACAATCGCAAAGCAAGTAACGAAAGCGAAGTGCTTCACGGCACGTCAGATCAAAGAGATCATGATGTTGTTCTCTTTTGAAGATACGAAGCTAGAGTACGCTAAATTCGCTTACGACTACTGCTTCGATCAAGACAACTACTACGTCGTTAATGATGCCTTTGGGTTTGAAATGACGATCGACGAACTGAATGAATTTTTGGAAGGAAAGTAATTTCCTTCCCTAACCAAAATTCTCTCCTTAAGATGAAATTTCTGCTACACTATACCGCATTGATTTTAGCCCTCTTCCTGATGGCAGGGTGTGCTACGTCGAAGTCTTTCGCTAAGAAAGGTGCTAAGCTGGAGGAAGCAGGCATGATGTCTGAAGCTGCCCAGATGTACTACACTTCTTTGCAGAAGAACCGAGGCAATGTTGACGCTCAGATCGGAATGAAAAAGACCGGTCAAGTAGTGCTCAATAAAATGTTGCAGGAGTTCGTCACCATGAAGACCTTCGACGACAAACGTAAAGCCGTAGCTGAATACCAGGCTGCTGAGCGTTATGTCAATCAAGTGAAGAGCTTAGGGGTAAACCTAGAGATCCCTGACTTTTACCGTACCGATTTCGAGGAAGTAAAGCACTTGCTTATCAATGAGCTTTACGATGAAGGAATCTCGCTGCTTGATGACGGAAAGTATCAAGATGCTGAAGCACGCTTCAATGAAATCGCGAAGCTCGATCCTGAACACCCAGAAGCAAGTGACCTTGCTGCTATCGCTTACTGCGAACCTTTGTACAAGAAAGGTATGGAGTCGTTCGAGCTAGAATACTACCGCGCAGCGCACGATAACTTCCAGATGGTGATGTCTCGCATCCCTACTTATAAGGATGCTCCTCAGTACCGTCAAGAGGCACTCGATCTTGGGCTATTCACTGTGGCTATGTTGCCATTTGAGAATAGTACCATCCGCAACGGTCTTGATGCGAAAGTGGAAGCTTACGCACTAGAAGCATTGACCGGAGTGGATGACCCGTTCCTCAAGATCGTAGACCGTGACAATATTGAATTGATCCTCGAAGAGCAGAAGCTTGGATTGAGTGGAGTCATCGATGAAGAAACCGCTGTTTCAGTGGGTGAATTGATTGGTGCACAAGCAATCCTTACCGGAACAGTACTTGGATACAATCGCGAAGAAGGCGATGCTATTCGCACGGAACGTGAAGCTTACGAGCAGTACAAGGTGAAGAAGCTTAACAAGGAGACGAATAAGTACTACTACGAAACGAAGTACCGTAAAACGAATTACGACGAACTTTCTCGTCGCAATCGCGTAACGGTTTCATTCCAGTACAAACTGATCTCATTGAAAACAGGTGAGATCCTGAAATCGAAAATTGTTGATCGTGAAGTGACTGATCAAGCAACATGGGCAGAGTACGATGGTGAACTGAATACGCTC
Coding sequences within it:
- a CDS encoding 4-hydroxy-3-methylbut-2-enyl diphosphate reductase; protein product: MRSFDIPTFYRSPIISRVKAFRKAQDPKKKDFSPTELDFGPVKFMLARHFGFCYGVENAIEISYKALNENPGKQIYLLSQMIHNPSVNADLTDRGIKFLQDTYGNELIPFDQVTTDDVVIIPAFGTTVEVEAYFRDRGIEVQQYNTTCPFVEKVWNRSAKLGQQDCTIIIHGKPKHEETRATFSHARENAAAVVVKDMDETKVLEKYIRKELPKDQFYKDFEGQYSEGFDPDVHFNKIGVVNQTTMLASDTQAIADHLKQVIIAIHGEENMKQHFADTRDTLCYATNDNQQATYGLLEKGADLAIVVGGYNSSNTSHLVELCEEKMPTFFIQTEEDILNRDEISHFDIHTKEVLKSSNYLPSNDSPTIIVTSGASCPDAIVDRVIAKLLSYFDGASSTDEVIAALTTVN
- a CDS encoding saccharopine dehydrogenase family protein produces the protein MKKILVIGAGRSSSSLVKYLLDNAEAQDWKVTLADRDLALAESKLNGNERGEALLFEADNHPRRKELIEECDLVISMLPASMHMMVATDAIELGKNLITPSYVSPEMKELDDEARRKGVLLLNEMGVDPGIDHMSAMRVIDEIKSKGGKLIRFESFTGGLIAPESDDNPWHYKFTWNPRNVIMAGMGGTAQYIQNHNLKYIPIHKIFERYKEIEIEGYGVFEGYANRDSLSYRSVYGLEDVPTIYRGTLRGQGYCKAWNVFVQLGMTTEDFEVESKNMTWRDFINSYLQYDPELPVEAKIQNYLNLDEETMDMLKWTGIFDSTKIGVDSATPAALLQLLLEDKWKLKENDKDMIVMWHRFDYELDGQEHQVQSSMVAIGEDQTYTAMSNTVGLPMGIAAKMILNGEMKLTGVQMPILPEVYEPILDELTKFDIQFVEKTIH
- a CDS encoding four helix bundle protein → MNNNSFENLEVWQRSMKLVVECYRLLDSVELDNDRVLRYQVRKSVISNPSNIAEGAASGSPRNYHRFLNHSTGSAAELVTQLKIAEQLGFIGSAELSSIFESLRIIQAQLHSLKRSIRSRHGLKNGWE
- a CDS encoding DUF4476 domain-containing protein, whose amino-acid sequence is MKQLLLSTVFALAAIAASAQGATAIFFTEFGEKFTLYINGAKQNDTPQANVRVDGLTQEFFQVRVDFEDDMNADFAANGGAEKGMESTIMIKKNKKGRFVLRMNGVAPLGTTAPAEPMEKEYPVVPMEAPEERPVKETVVQETITTRPGTTETVTTTTTVKDDDDEVGISMKVGDEEVGISIKVPGMETMESETTVTETISTTTTTTTMTTEVETMDIEDQAITLPAPAPVEGPCASPMGDGEMDELKRSIEDKSFEDSKLTIAKQVTKAKCFTARQIKEIMMLFSFEDTKLEYAKFAYDYCFDQDNYYVVNDAFGFEMTIDELNEFLEGK
- a CDS encoding CsgG/HfaB family protein, with amino-acid sequence MKFLLHYTALILALFLMAGCATSKSFAKKGAKLEEAGMMSEAAQMYYTSLQKNRGNVDAQIGMKKTGQVVLNKMLQEFVTMKTFDDKRKAVAEYQAAERYVNQVKSLGVNLEIPDFYRTDFEEVKHLLINELYDEGISLLDDGKYQDAEARFNEIAKLDPEHPEASDLAAIAYCEPLYKKGMESFELEYYRAAHDNFQMVMSRIPTYKDAPQYRQEALDLGLFTVAMLPFENSTIRNGLDAKVEAYALEALTGVDDPFLKIVDRDNIELILEEQKLGLSGVIDEETAVSVGELIGAQAILTGTVLGYNREEGDAIRTEREAYEQYKVKKLNKETNKYYYETKYRKTNYDELSRRNRVTVSFQYKLISLKTGEILKSKIVDREVTDQATWAEYDGELNTLYPARSNGVSLNARARQNLHNQMSANRNPRSAEDLTNDAFQQVSRDMKGDIAQLLKELVK